In Vibrio sp. 10N, the following proteins share a genomic window:
- the cysC gene encoding adenylyl-sulfate kinase has product MSNTVQASDTIEKDENVIWHQHVVTKSERAELKKQQPVVLWFTGLSGAGKSTVAGALETELVSRGYHTYLLDGDNVRHGLCRDLGFSEQDRRENIRRVGELAKLMADAGLIVLSAFISPHREERALVRDLLPEGEFMEVFVDASLAVCESRDPKGLYKKARAGEIPNFTGIDSEYEAPLNPEIHLKAGDFAVAQLVEQCLAVLTDKQVIG; this is encoded by the coding sequence ATGTCGAATACTGTACAAGCCTCTGACACCATCGAAAAAGACGAAAATGTGATTTGGCATCAACACGTGGTGACCAAGTCTGAGCGTGCTGAACTGAAAAAGCAGCAGCCTGTGGTTCTGTGGTTTACGGGTTTATCTGGTGCAGGAAAATCTACGGTCGCTGGCGCGTTGGAAACTGAATTGGTCAGTCGTGGTTACCATACGTATTTGTTGGATGGTGATAATGTGAGACATGGGTTATGTCGAGACCTAGGTTTCTCTGAGCAGGATCGCCGTGAAAATATCCGCCGAGTGGGAGAGTTGGCCAAACTGATGGCTGACGCAGGTCTTATCGTGCTATCTGCGTTTATTTCACCGCACCGTGAGGAACGTGCGTTGGTGCGTGACTTATTGCCGGAAGGCGAGTTTATGGAAGTGTTTGTCGATGCGAGTTTGGCCGTGTGTGAATCTCGAGATCCAAAGGGTCTATATAAGAAAGCTCGTGCAGGCGAGATCCCCAATTTTACTGGCATCGACTCTGAGTATGAAGCACCGCTTAACCCCGAGATCCACCTCAAAGCTGGTGATTTCGCTGTCGCACAGCTGGTGGAGCAATGCTTGGCAGTATTGACCGACAAGCAGGTGATTGGTTAA
- a CDS encoding TIGR03899 family protein: MSHHPVESKPAKVESNSSTESGQKKAHHMKDSASRLRAIAESHYLDALIREESPSQSLFERAMLREKQGKEQRQKNLEQIVKAAMAACKNEVAGEPDFDWLVRYFDMAKEIHNSSMQKLWAQVLKREITNPGATSMKALKTLRDMTPKEAQTLQRAASLACSFGTDSSRKLLLGIKHHAGLFSFSRRESVDELSLGEYQLPYSSILLLVELGILLATELESGEISKEAPLKLSYQGQDMTLIAKNKGLALTYYRFTPTGNELCQLLGHRNNAQYQEQLVALLNRKFVVKGELPTSFHHKV; the protein is encoded by the coding sequence ATGAGTCATCATCCCGTTGAGAGCAAGCCTGCTAAAGTAGAATCCAACTCATCCACCGAGTCCGGGCAAAAAAAAGCCCACCACATGAAAGACAGTGCCAGCCGTCTACGTGCCATTGCCGAATCTCACTACCTTGATGCGCTTATTCGAGAGGAGAGCCCAAGCCAATCTTTATTTGAACGTGCCATGCTGCGCGAAAAGCAAGGTAAAGAGCAACGTCAAAAAAACCTCGAGCAGATCGTCAAAGCAGCGATGGCAGCATGCAAAAACGAGGTAGCAGGTGAGCCTGATTTTGATTGGCTGGTACGCTATTTTGATATGGCAAAGGAGATCCACAACTCCTCTATGCAAAAGCTATGGGCACAGGTACTGAAAAGAGAGATCACCAATCCTGGTGCCACTTCTATGAAGGCATTAAAAACACTTCGTGATATGACCCCGAAAGAAGCACAAACCTTACAAAGGGCGGCCTCTTTGGCTTGCAGCTTCGGAACGGACAGCAGTCGTAAGTTGCTATTGGGCATTAAACATCACGCAGGGCTATTCAGTTTTTCTCGCCGAGAAAGTGTTGATGAACTCAGTTTGGGTGAATACCAATTACCTTACTCTAGTATTCTCCTCTTGGTTGAACTGGGAATACTGCTGGCAACGGAGCTTGAATCGGGAGAAATCAGTAAAGAAGCGCCATTGAAGCTTAGTTATCAAGGTCAGGATATGACGCTCATTGCCAAGAACAAAGGTCTGGCATTAACCTACTATCGCTTTACGCCAACAGGTAATGAGTTATGCCAGCTACTTGGCCATCGCAACAACGCTCAGTATCAAGAGCAGTTAGTGGCACTGCTCAATAGAAAATTTGTAGTGAAAGGCGAGCTGCCGACCTCTTTTCATCACAAGGTCTAG